The following proteins are co-located in the Motilibacter rhizosphaerae genome:
- a CDS encoding aldo/keto reductase: MTTPTPTTVTLNNGLQIPQIGFGVFQVDPGETSPAVQTALQSGYRLIDTAQGYRNEEGVGQALRETDVPREDIFVTTKLTNSEHGRDKALRAFDGSMQKLGLDVLDLFLIHWPLPMYDEYVETWKAFEELLASGRVRSIGVSNFTKEHLQRLFDETGTVPVINQIELHPRFPQAELREFHAQHGIITESWSPIGQGKGLLDEPVLKEIGEQYGKSPAQVVLRWHVQLGLVAIPKSVTPSRIAENLDVFDFALSDDDLAKIATLETGERIGPDPATASFR, encoded by the coding sequence ATGACGACACCCACACCGACCACCGTCACGCTGAACAACGGCCTGCAGATCCCGCAGATCGGGTTCGGGGTGTTCCAGGTCGACCCCGGCGAGACCTCGCCGGCCGTCCAGACCGCGCTCCAGTCCGGCTACCGCCTCATCGACACCGCACAGGGCTACCGCAACGAGGAGGGCGTCGGCCAGGCGCTGCGCGAGACCGACGTCCCGCGCGAGGACATCTTCGTCACGACGAAGCTCACCAACTCCGAGCACGGCCGCGACAAGGCCCTGCGGGCCTTCGACGGCAGCATGCAGAAGCTCGGCCTCGACGTCCTCGACCTGTTCCTCATCCACTGGCCGCTGCCGATGTACGACGAGTACGTCGAGACCTGGAAGGCGTTCGAGGAGCTTCTCGCGAGCGGCCGGGTGCGCTCAATCGGCGTCTCCAACTTCACGAAGGAGCACCTGCAGCGCCTCTTCGACGAGACGGGCACCGTGCCCGTGATCAACCAGATCGAGCTGCACCCGCGCTTCCCGCAGGCTGAGCTGCGCGAGTTCCACGCCCAGCACGGGATCATCACGGAGTCCTGGAGCCCGATCGGCCAGGGCAAGGGGCTGCTCGACGAGCCGGTGCTCAAGGAGATCGGCGAGCAGTACGGGAAGTCGCCCGCGCAGGTCGTGCTCCGCTGGCACGTCCAGCTCGGCCTGGTGGCCATCCCGAAGTCGGTGACGCCGAGCCGCATCGCGGAGAACCTCGACGTCTTCGACTTCGCGCTCTCCGACGACGACCTCGCGAAGATCGCGACCCTGGAGACCGGCGAGCGCATCGGCCCGGACCCGGCGACGGCGTCCTTCCGCTGA
- a CDS encoding shikimate kinase: protein MTGQPSEARVLLMGMMAVGKSTVGGALAAATGWPYVDNDELVLRANGVTTRQVLDTGGRPAIRQAESRALRQALAEPAPLVAGVAAGVVEIEDDIATLRSADALVVWLHAPIEVLVQRVGTGEDRPWLSPDPEAALRRLAEGRDPIYSSLADLSLDTSATSTGECVQRILDALGPLAHPS from the coding sequence GTGACCGGGCAGCCGAGCGAGGCGCGCGTCCTGCTCATGGGGATGATGGCCGTCGGGAAGTCGACGGTCGGCGGGGCGCTCGCGGCCGCGACGGGGTGGCCGTACGTCGACAACGACGAGCTCGTCCTCCGCGCCAACGGCGTCACCACGCGGCAGGTGCTGGACACCGGGGGGCGCCCCGCGATCCGGCAGGCCGAGTCGAGGGCGCTGCGCCAGGCGCTCGCCGAGCCGGCGCCCCTCGTCGCCGGTGTCGCCGCCGGGGTCGTCGAGATCGAGGACGACATCGCCACCCTGCGCTCGGCCGACGCCCTCGTGGTCTGGCTGCACGCCCCCATCGAGGTGCTCGTGCAGCGGGTCGGGACCGGCGAGGACCGCCCGTGGCTCTCGCCCGACCCGGAGGCCGCGCTGCGCCGGCTGGCCGAGGGCCGCGACCCGATCTACTCCTCGCTCGCCGACCTGTCCCTGGACACCTCGGCCACGTCGACCGGGGAGTGCGTGCAGCGCATCCTCGACGCGCTCGGCCCCCTCGCCCACCCCTCGTGA
- the gcvT gene encoding glycine cleavage system aminomethyltransferase GcvT → MSGPRLPVLHERHVALGAKSAVFGGWEMPLQYSGVVAEHTAVRESAGVFDVSHLGTVSVRGPAAAAYVNSCLTNDLGRIAVGTAQYTLCCAEDGGVVDDLIAYLRDEDDLLLVPNAANAAEVARLLAEGAPDGVEVVDRHGEYAILAVQGPTSDAVLEAVGLPTGHRYMSFVEAEAFGTELTVCRTGYTGERGYELVVPAGAAEQAFDALLAAGAVPCGLGARDTLRTEMGYPLHGQDLSREISPVQARCSWAVGWAKPAFWGREALLAEREAGPRRVLHGIEALDRGIPRSHMPVLRDGAPVGEVTSGTFSPTRRVGIGLALLPPDVEPGTELELDVRGRTSRVRVVAPPFVPSRVRG, encoded by the coding sequence GTGAGTGGACCGAGGTTGCCCGTGCTCCACGAGCGCCACGTCGCGCTGGGAGCGAAGTCCGCCGTCTTCGGCGGCTGGGAGATGCCGCTGCAGTACTCCGGCGTCGTCGCCGAGCACACCGCCGTGCGCGAGTCCGCGGGCGTCTTCGACGTCAGCCACCTCGGGACGGTGAGCGTGCGCGGGCCGGCGGCCGCGGCGTACGTCAACTCCTGCCTCACCAACGACCTCGGGCGCATCGCGGTCGGCACCGCGCAGTACACCCTGTGCTGCGCGGAGGACGGCGGCGTCGTCGACGACCTCATCGCGTACCTCCGCGACGAGGACGACCTGCTGCTCGTGCCCAACGCGGCGAACGCCGCCGAGGTCGCCCGGCTGCTCGCCGAGGGCGCGCCCGACGGCGTCGAGGTCGTCGACCGCCACGGGGAGTACGCCATCCTCGCGGTGCAGGGCCCGACCAGCGACGCGGTGCTGGAGGCGGTCGGCCTGCCGACCGGGCACCGCTACATGTCCTTCGTGGAGGCCGAGGCGTTCGGGACGGAGCTCACGGTCTGCCGCACCGGCTACACCGGGGAGCGCGGCTACGAGCTGGTGGTCCCCGCCGGCGCGGCAGAGCAGGCGTTCGACGCGCTGCTGGCCGCAGGTGCGGTGCCCTGCGGGCTCGGCGCGCGCGACACGCTGCGCACGGAGATGGGCTACCCCCTCCACGGCCAGGACCTGTCGCGGGAGATCTCGCCCGTGCAGGCCCGCTGCTCGTGGGCGGTGGGCTGGGCGAAGCCGGCGTTCTGGGGCCGCGAGGCGCTGCTCGCCGAGCGGGAGGCCGGGCCGCGCCGGGTGCTGCACGGCATCGAGGCCCTCGACCGGGGCATCCCGCGCTCGCACATGCCGGTCCTGCGCGACGGTGCGCCGGTCGGCGAGGTGACGTCCGGGACCTTCTCCCCGACGCGCAGGGTCGGCATCGGCCTCGCGCTGCTCCCGCCCGACGTCGAGCCGGGCACGGAGCTCGAGCTCGACGTGCGGGGCCGGACCAGCCGGGTGCGGGTCGTCGCCCCGCCGTTCGTGCCGAGCAGGGTCAGAGGGTGA
- a CDS encoding leucyl aminopeptidase codes for MADLTLTTSSPAGLKVDAVVVGLHESPRGPVLAAGAEQLDTAFGGRLARTLAALGATGAAEQVVKVPGVPGVSAPVVVGVGLGAAPARRSRDGVPAETLRRAAGAAVRALAGSPRVALALPAAGVDAVRALAEGALLGAYAFTQFRSAHAPAQPAPPTAVTLVSPVAREGAARAAAERARTVAAAVALTRDLVNTPPSHLPPRVLAERAQQALAELPVEVEVLDERVLKRRGFGGIMGVGQGSANPPRLVKLSYRGGGEDAPHVALVGKGITFDSGGLSLKPPASMVTMKCDMGGAAAVLGAVQAAAALGVPVRVTGWMPLAENMPSGTATRPSDVLTIYGGRTVEVLNTDAEGRLVLADAIVAACEEHPDVLVDAATLTGAQMVALGSRTSAVMGNSDALREAVARLAGEAGEAVWPMPLPEELRKSMDSPVADIANMGDRYGGMLVAGLFLKEFVAEGVPWAHLDIAGPAFNEGEAYGYTPKGGTGAAVRTLLAVVEQAAARALPL; via the coding sequence GTGGCAGACCTGACCCTCACGACCTCCTCCCCGGCCGGCCTCAAGGTCGACGCCGTGGTGGTCGGGCTGCACGAGAGCCCCCGCGGCCCGGTGCTCGCCGCCGGGGCCGAGCAGCTCGACACCGCCTTCGGCGGCCGGCTGGCCCGTACCCTCGCCGCGCTGGGCGCGACCGGCGCCGCGGAGCAGGTCGTCAAGGTCCCGGGCGTCCCGGGCGTCTCGGCCCCCGTGGTCGTCGGCGTGGGCCTGGGCGCAGCACCCGCGCGGCGCTCCCGCGACGGCGTACCGGCCGAGACGCTGCGCCGCGCCGCGGGCGCCGCCGTCCGCGCGCTCGCCGGCTCCCCGCGGGTCGCGCTCGCCCTCCCCGCCGCCGGTGTCGACGCCGTGCGCGCGCTGGCCGAGGGCGCCCTGCTCGGCGCGTACGCGTTCACGCAGTTCCGCAGCGCCCACGCCCCCGCGCAGCCCGCTCCGCCGACCGCGGTCACCCTCGTCTCCCCCGTCGCGCGCGAGGGCGCGGCGCGCGCCGCCGCCGAGCGGGCCCGTACGGTCGCCGCCGCGGTCGCGCTCACCCGCGACCTCGTCAACACCCCGCCCTCGCACCTCCCGCCCCGCGTGCTCGCCGAGCGCGCGCAGCAGGCCCTCGCCGAGCTGCCGGTCGAGGTCGAGGTGCTCGACGAGCGGGTCCTCAAGCGCCGCGGCTTCGGCGGGATCATGGGCGTCGGCCAGGGCTCGGCCAACCCCCCGCGGCTGGTCAAGCTCTCCTACCGGGGAGGCGGCGAGGACGCGCCGCACGTCGCGCTCGTCGGCAAGGGCATCACGTTCGACTCCGGCGGCCTGTCGCTCAAGCCGCCGGCCTCGATGGTCACGATGAAGTGCGACATGGGCGGGGCCGCGGCCGTGCTCGGGGCCGTCCAGGCCGCCGCCGCGCTGGGCGTGCCCGTGCGCGTCACCGGGTGGATGCCGCTCGCGGAGAACATGCCGTCGGGGACCGCGACCCGGCCGAGCGACGTGCTGACGATCTACGGCGGGCGCACCGTCGAGGTGCTCAACACCGACGCCGAGGGCCGGCTCGTCCTCGCCGACGCGATCGTCGCCGCCTGCGAGGAGCACCCCGACGTGCTCGTCGACGCGGCGACCTTGACCGGCGCGCAGATGGTCGCGCTCGGCTCGCGCACGTCGGCCGTCATGGGCAACTCCGACGCGCTGCGCGAGGCCGTCGCGCGCCTGGCCGGCGAGGCCGGCGAGGCCGTGTGGCCGATGCCGCTCCCCGAGGAGCTGCGCAAGAGCATGGACTCCCCGGTCGCCGACATCGCCAACATGGGCGACCGCTACGGCGGCATGCTCGTCGCCGGGCTGTTCCTCAAGGAGTTCGTCGCCGAGGGCGTCCCGTGGGCCCACCTCGACATCGCCGGGCCGGCGTTCAACGAGGGCGAGGCCTACGGCTACACCCCGAAGGGCGGCACCGGCGCTGCCGTGCGCACGCTGCTCGCGGTCGTCGAGCAGGCGGCGGCGCGCGCCCTGCCGCTGTAG
- the lpdA gene encoding dihydrolipoyl dehydrogenase: MADNAFDPPFDVVILGGGSGGYACAFRAAELGLRVALIEKDKVGGTCLHRGCIPTKALLHAAELADGAREGEQFGVRSTLEGIDMPGVNKYKDGVVSRLYKGLQGLVRQRKITYVEGTGRLVDAFTVEVDGQRYQGRHVVLATGSVPKSLPGLEIDGNRIISSDHALQMEHVPASAIILGGGVIGVEFASVWKSFGVDVTIVEGLPHLLPLEDESSSKLIERAYRRRGITYELGNRFSRAEYTESGVRVTLESGTTVEAELLLVAVGRGPVSAGLGYEEAGVRTERGYVLVDEYCRTSVSSVFAVGDLIPTLQLAHVGFGEGILVAEQIAGLPVQPIDYDGVPRVTYSEPEVASVGITEARAKERFGADGVETLVYDLAGNGKSSILKTQGAVKLVRQKDGPVVGVHMVGARVGELIAEAQLITNWEALPIDVAQLIHPHPTQSEALGEAHLALAGKPLHVHG, translated from the coding sequence GTGGCGGACAACGCCTTCGACCCGCCCTTCGACGTCGTCATCCTCGGCGGCGGCAGCGGCGGCTACGCCTGCGCGTTCCGCGCGGCGGAGCTCGGCCTGCGGGTCGCGCTCATCGAGAAGGACAAGGTCGGCGGCACCTGCCTGCACCGCGGCTGCATCCCGACCAAGGCGCTGCTGCACGCGGCGGAGCTCGCCGACGGCGCGCGCGAGGGCGAGCAGTTCGGCGTGCGCAGCACGCTCGAGGGCATCGACATGCCCGGCGTGAACAAGTACAAGGACGGCGTCGTCAGCCGCCTCTACAAGGGCCTGCAGGGCCTGGTGCGCCAGCGCAAGATCACCTACGTCGAGGGCACCGGCCGCCTGGTCGACGCCTTCACGGTCGAGGTGGACGGCCAGCGCTACCAGGGCCGCCACGTCGTGCTCGCGACCGGCTCGGTCCCGAAGTCCCTGCCGGGGCTCGAGATCGACGGCAACCGGATCATCAGCAGCGACCACGCGCTCCAGATGGAGCACGTGCCCGCCTCCGCGATCATCCTCGGGGGCGGCGTCATCGGCGTCGAGTTCGCGAGCGTCTGGAAGTCCTTCGGCGTCGACGTCACGATCGTCGAGGGCCTGCCCCACCTGCTCCCGCTCGAGGACGAGTCCAGCTCGAAGCTCATCGAGCGCGCCTACCGCCGCCGCGGCATCACGTACGAGCTCGGCAACCGCTTCTCCCGGGCGGAGTACACCGAGTCCGGCGTCCGCGTGACCCTCGAGTCCGGCACGACCGTCGAGGCCGAGCTCCTCCTCGTCGCCGTCGGCCGCGGCCCCGTCTCCGCGGGCCTGGGCTACGAGGAGGCCGGCGTGCGCACCGAGCGCGGCTACGTCCTCGTCGACGAGTACTGCCGCACCTCGGTCTCCTCGGTCTTCGCGGTGGGCGACCTCATCCCGACGCTCCAGCTGGCGCACGTCGGCTTCGGCGAGGGGATCCTCGTCGCCGAGCAGATCGCCGGGCTGCCGGTGCAGCCCATCGACTACGACGGCGTCCCCCGCGTCACCTACTCCGAGCCCGAGGTCGCCTCCGTCGGCATCACCGAGGCGAGGGCGAAGGAGCGCTTCGGCGCCGACGGCGTCGAGACCCTGGTCTACGACCTCGCCGGCAACGGCAAGAGCTCGATCCTCAAGACGCAGGGCGCGGTGAAGCTCGTCCGGCAGAAGGACGGCCCCGTCGTCGGCGTCCACATGGTCGGTGCGCGCGTCGGCGAGCTCATCGCCGAGGCGCAGCTCATCACCAACTGGGAGGCGCTGCCGATCGACGTCGCGCAGCTCATCCACCCGCACCCCACGCAGTCCGAGGCGCTCGGGGAGGCCCACCTGGCCCTCGCCGGCAAGCCGCTGCACGTGCACGGCTAG
- the sucB gene encoding 2-oxoglutarate dehydrogenase, E2 component, dihydrolipoamide succinyltransferase, with the protein MPFSVTMPALGESVSEGTVTRWLKQEGDRVEADEPLLEVSTDKVDTEVPSPASGTLQRIVVAADETVDVGAELAVIALEDDASAPATPAAPAAPPAAEDAQAAYPAAPAGVPSPADQPEVSSGAGDEAQGAAAPGPTTATGTEVTLPALGESVTEGTVTRWLKQVGDTVAADEPLLEVSTDKVDTEVPSPASGTLLEIRVQADETVPVGAVVAVIGSAAPAAAPAPAAPAPAPAAAPAPAPAPAPAAAPAPAPAASPAPAPAPAPAAAPAPAPAPAPAAAPAPAPDAYVTPLVRKLAAEQGIDLATLTGTGVGGRIRKQDVLDAAAKKNAPAPAAPAAAPAAAAAVPAGQAGPAAPAAAAAVGGSAEPSPLRGTREKMTRLRKVIASRMVESLQTSAQLTTVVEVDVTRIARLRARAKRDFQSREGVNLSFLPFFAKATVEALKVHPKLNASIEGDEIVYHGAEHLGIAVDTERGLLVPVIHDAGDLNIGGLARKIADLAARTRDNKVTPDELGGGTFTLTNTGSRGALFDTPILNKPQVGILGTGGIVKRPVVVDDPELGETIAVRSMVYLALSYDHQLVDGADAARFLVAVKSRLEEGAFEADLGL; encoded by the coding sequence TTGCCGTTCTCGGTGACCATGCCGGCCCTCGGGGAGAGCGTCTCCGAGGGCACCGTCACCCGCTGGCTCAAGCAGGAGGGCGACCGCGTCGAGGCCGACGAGCCGCTGCTCGAGGTCTCGACCGACAAGGTCGACACCGAGGTGCCGTCGCCGGCGTCCGGCACCCTCCAGCGCATCGTCGTCGCGGCGGACGAGACCGTCGACGTCGGCGCCGAGCTCGCCGTGATCGCCCTCGAGGACGACGCCTCCGCGCCCGCGACGCCCGCGGCCCCGGCCGCGCCGCCGGCGGCGGAGGACGCGCAGGCCGCGTACCCCGCGGCTCCGGCGGGCGTCCCCTCCCCGGCCGACCAGCCCGAGGTCTCCTCGGGCGCGGGCGACGAGGCCCAGGGCGCGGCTGCCCCCGGGCCGACCACCGCGACCGGCACCGAGGTCACGCTGCCCGCGCTCGGCGAGAGCGTGACCGAGGGCACCGTCACCCGCTGGCTCAAGCAGGTCGGCGACACCGTGGCCGCGGACGAGCCGCTGCTCGAGGTCTCGACCGACAAGGTCGACACCGAGGTGCCGTCGCCGGCGTCGGGCACGCTGCTCGAGATCCGCGTGCAGGCCGACGAGACGGTGCCGGTCGGCGCCGTCGTCGCCGTCATCGGCTCCGCTGCCCCGGCCGCTGCCCCGGCACCCGCCGCCCCGGCACCCGCACCTGCTGCTGCTCCGGCTCCCGCGCCCGCTCCTGCTCCGGCAGCTGCCCCGGCACCCGCCCCCGCGGCTTCACCGGCACCGGCCCCTGCTCCGGCGCCCGCTGCTGCCCCGGCACCCGCCCCTGCTCCGGCGCCCGCTGCTGCCCCGGCTCCGGCTCCCGACGCGTACGTCACCCCGCTGGTCCGCAAGCTCGCGGCCGAGCAGGGCATCGACCTCGCGACCCTGACGGGCACGGGGGTCGGCGGGCGCATCCGCAAGCAGGACGTGCTCGACGCCGCGGCGAAGAAGAACGCGCCGGCGCCCGCCGCTCCCGCCGCGGCTCCTGCCGCCGCGGCTGCCGTCCCCGCCGGCCAGGCGGGTCCCGCCGCGCCGGCGGCCGCTGCGGCCGTCGGGGGTTCCGCGGAGCCCTCGCCGCTGCGCGGCACGCGGGAGAAGATGACCCGCCTGCGCAAGGTCATCGCCTCGCGCATGGTCGAGTCGCTGCAGACCTCCGCGCAGCTCACCACCGTGGTCGAGGTCGACGTCACCCGGATCGCGCGGCTGCGCGCCCGGGCCAAGCGCGACTTCCAGTCGCGCGAGGGCGTCAACCTGAGCTTCCTGCCCTTCTTCGCCAAGGCCACGGTCGAGGCGCTCAAGGTGCACCCGAAGCTCAACGCGAGCATCGAGGGCGACGAGATCGTCTACCACGGCGCCGAGCACCTCGGCATCGCGGTCGACACAGAGCGCGGGCTGCTCGTGCCCGTCATCCACGACGCCGGCGACCTCAACATCGGCGGGCTCGCCCGCAAGATCGCGGACCTCGCCGCGCGCACCCGCGACAACAAGGTGACGCCGGACGAGCTGGGCGGCGGGACGTTCACGCTGACCAACACCGGCAGCCGCGGCGCGCTGTTCGACACCCCGATCCTCAACAAGCCGCAGGTCGGCATCCTCGGCACGGGCGGCATCGTCAAGCGCCCCGTCGTGGTCGACGACCCCGAGCTCGGCGAGACCATCGCGGTGCGCTCGATGGTCTACCTCGCGCTCTCCTACGACCACCAGCTGGTCGACGGAGCCGACGCCGCCCGCTTCCTCGTGGCGGTCAAGTCCCGCCTCGAGGAGGGCGCGTTCGAGGCCGACCTCGGCCTCTAG
- a CDS encoding TIGR01777 family oxidoreductase, translated as MPAPTYAVTGASGLIGSALVAALQRDGLPVLRLVRREPTRADEVRWDPASGSVDTDALAGVTAVVHLAGAGVAERPWTAGYRRTVLESRTSGTRTIAAAVARLDPQPALVSGSAIGLYGDAGDTVLDEGSPAGTGFLAEVVTAWEAATAPAAEAGVRVCSARTGLVVSRRGGAFGRLLPTARAGLLPRFGDGQQWWSLISLEDEVRALRWLADTGTANGAYDLTAAPTRQEEVVRLLGEVHRRVATVPVPKVALRAVGEVSRVLLDSQRVEPRRLREEGFVFSHPTARAILETTR; from the coding sequence ATGCCTGCTCCCACGTACGCCGTCACCGGCGCCTCCGGCCTCATCGGGTCCGCGCTCGTCGCCGCCCTCCAGCGCGACGGCCTGCCCGTGCTGCGCCTGGTCCGCCGGGAGCCCACCCGTGCCGACGAGGTGCGGTGGGACCCCGCGAGCGGGTCGGTCGACACCGACGCGCTCGCCGGCGTGACCGCCGTCGTGCACCTCGCCGGTGCCGGAGTCGCGGAGCGCCCCTGGACCGCGGGCTACCGGCGGACCGTCCTCGAGAGCCGCACGTCGGGCACGCGCACGATCGCCGCGGCCGTCGCGCGGCTCGACCCGCAGCCGGCGCTCGTCTCCGGCAGTGCCATCGGGCTCTACGGCGACGCCGGCGACACCGTGCTCGACGAGGGCAGCCCCGCCGGCACGGGCTTCCTCGCCGAGGTCGTGACGGCGTGGGAGGCGGCGACGGCCCCCGCAGCGGAGGCGGGCGTGCGGGTCTGCTCGGCGCGTACGGGCCTGGTCGTCTCGCGCCGCGGCGGCGCCTTCGGCCGGCTGCTCCCGACGGCCCGCGCGGGCCTGCTTCCCCGCTTCGGCGACGGGCAGCAGTGGTGGAGCCTCATCTCGCTGGAGGACGAGGTCCGCGCCCTGCGGTGGCTCGCGGACACCGGGACCGCGAACGGGGCCTACGACCTCACCGCCGCACCCACCCGCCAGGAGGAGGTCGTGCGCCTCCTCGGCGAGGTCCACCGGCGCGTGGCGACGGTGCCCGTCCCGAAGGTCGCCCTGCGGGCCGTGGGCGAGGTCTCCCGAGTGCTGCTCGACTCCCAGCGCGTGGAGCCGCGGCGGCTGCGCGAGGAGGGCTTCGTCTTCAGCCACCCGACCGCACGGGCGATCCTGGAGACGACCCGCTGA
- a CDS encoding nuclear transport factor 2 family protein, whose amino-acid sequence MRRPDPARPLSGVEHLLAVRGTLTAGEVVTLLVPLARELASLHDEGLALAARATGGLRAGDAALHDGGRPALAPLAPAAPGGQALERADLADLVALGWRALGGPAADVPTALAGVLNAALDAPEEAAPSAAQLARALLDACPARALQLPPGTPLVAAAQESAAPALAAPDRDPDPVRADDRDPVRAAGRRRRPRRGTGVRRAVVAGVAVLALVLLAGAVLHLRPSPARAAAGLPTVSATAATPQPVATAPASTPAPSWSGVVSALDARRAAAFAHGDPAALATVYVPGSPALARDTEMLAAYARAGAVADGLRPRLLAVDGAPGSVDAQVLRVRDVLDGWVLRRGAAQVRRPGRAARTWTLELRRVAGEWRVWDVSAAVSGSSPGSPVRSGG is encoded by the coding sequence GTGCGCCGACCCGACCCCGCCCGCCCGCTCTCGGGCGTCGAGCACCTGCTGGCCGTCCGCGGAACGCTGACGGCCGGTGAGGTGGTCACCCTGCTCGTGCCGCTCGCGCGTGAGCTCGCCTCGTTGCACGACGAGGGGCTCGCGCTCGCCGCGCGCGCGACGGGCGGTCTGCGCGCTGGCGACGCCGCCCTGCACGACGGCGGGCGGCCCGCTCTCGCACCGCTCGCGCCGGCGGCGCCCGGCGGTCAGGCGCTCGAGCGGGCCGACCTCGCCGACCTCGTCGCCCTGGGGTGGCGCGCGCTCGGCGGTCCGGCGGCGGACGTCCCGACGGCCCTCGCGGGGGTGCTCAACGCTGCTCTCGACGCCCCCGAGGAGGCGGCGCCCAGCGCGGCGCAGCTGGCGCGGGCGCTGCTCGACGCCTGCCCCGCGCGGGCGCTCCAGCTCCCGCCGGGGACGCCGCTGGTGGCCGCTGCTCAGGAGTCGGCCGCGCCCGCTCTTGCCGCCCCCGACCGTGACCCCGACCCCGTCCGTGCCGACGACCGTGACCCCGTCCGTGCTGCGGGCCGCCGGCGACGGCCCCGCCGCGGGACGGGCGTCCGCCGCGCCGTGGTCGCCGGCGTCGCCGTCCTCGCGCTGGTGCTCCTGGCCGGCGCCGTGCTGCACCTGCGGCCGTCCCCGGCGCGGGCTGCTGCTGGGCTCCCGACGGTGTCGGCGACCGCCGCCACCCCTCAGCCGGTCGCGACGGCTCCTGCCAGCACGCCAGCGCCCTCGTGGAGCGGGGTGGTCTCCGCCCTCGACGCGCGGCGTGCCGCGGCCTTCGCGCACGGGGACCCCGCCGCCCTGGCCACGGTCTACGTGCCCGGGTCACCCGCGCTGGCGCGCGACACCGAGATGCTCGCGGCGTACGCCCGGGCGGGGGCCGTCGCGGACGGCCTGCGGCCCCGGCTGCTCGCCGTCGACGGCGCGCCGGGGAGCGTGGACGCGCAGGTGCTGCGGGTGCGCGACGTGCTCGACGGCTGGGTCCTGCGCAGGGGTGCCGCCCAGGTGCGCCGACCAGGGCGCGCAGCGCGGACGTGGACGCTCGAGCTGCGGCGCGTCGCGGGGGAGTGGCGCGTCTGGGACGTCTCCGCTGCCGTCAGCGGGTCGTCTCCAGGATCGCCCGTGCGGTCGGGTGGCTGA
- a CDS encoding FAD-dependent oxidoreductase has protein sequence MPPALDVLVVGAGAAGLSAARRLHTAGLEVEVHEAADAVGGRVRTDVVDGVLVDRGFQVLNPSYPQVRRQLDLDALRLGSFRAGVGVATGRRIVRVSDPRRDPRALLSTLTAPVGSPLAKAALALYALRVSRARPATLLSQRDGTARAALAEHGVQGRIVDSVLAPFLAGVLADGELVTSRRFVDLVLRSFVRGTPALPAAGIAAVAEQLAAPLGAQVHLGSPVEDLATARRRARAVLVATDAPAAARLLPGLPVPGMRALTTYYHLVPEPPVRDAVVVVDGERRGPVVNTAVLTNAVPSYAPGRHLVSSTVLGVPDGDGEREVRRHLALVYGVPTTGWELLAVTPVAHALPAMLPPLDARRPVRHSDGVYVAGDHRDTASLQGALASGWRAAEAVLEDLGARD, from the coding sequence GTGCCTCCCGCCCTCGACGTCCTCGTGGTCGGGGCGGGCGCCGCGGGCCTGTCGGCGGCCCGCCGCCTGCACACCGCCGGGCTCGAGGTCGAGGTGCACGAGGCAGCCGACGCCGTGGGCGGCCGGGTGCGCACCGACGTCGTCGACGGCGTCCTCGTCGACCGCGGGTTCCAGGTCCTCAACCCGAGCTACCCGCAGGTGCGCCGCCAGCTCGACCTCGACGCCCTGCGCCTCGGGTCGTTCCGGGCCGGTGTGGGCGTGGCGACGGGCCGCCGCATCGTCCGGGTCAGCGACCCGCGCCGCGACCCGCGGGCGCTGCTGTCCACGCTCACCGCGCCGGTCGGGTCGCCGCTCGCGAAGGCGGCCCTGGCGCTCTACGCGCTGCGGGTCAGCCGCGCCCGGCCCGCGACCCTGCTCAGCCAGCGCGACGGCACCGCCCGTGCGGCGCTGGCCGAGCACGGGGTCCAGGGGCGGATCGTCGACAGCGTGCTCGCGCCGTTCCTCGCCGGTGTCCTCGCCGACGGCGAGCTGGTGACGAGCCGGCGGTTCGTCGACCTCGTCCTGCGCTCGTTCGTGCGCGGCACCCCCGCCTTGCCAGCGGCGGGCATCGCCGCCGTGGCCGAGCAGCTCGCCGCGCCGCTGGGCGCGCAGGTGCACCTCGGGTCACCCGTGGAGGACCTCGCGACGGCCCGGCGCCGGGCGCGCGCGGTGCTCGTCGCCACCGACGCCCCCGCCGCTGCGCGCCTGCTGCCCGGGCTGCCCGTGCCCGGGATGCGCGCACTGACGACGTACTACCACCTGGTCCCCGAGCCGCCGGTGCGCGACGCCGTGGTGGTCGTCGACGGCGAGCGGCGCGGACCGGTCGTCAACACCGCGGTGCTGACCAACGCCGTCCCGTCGTACGCACCGGGCCGCCACCTCGTCAGCTCCACCGTGCTCGGCGTGCCGGACGGCGACGGCGAGCGGGAGGTCCGGCGCCACCTCGCGCTGGTCTACGGCGTGCCCACCACGGGCTGGGAGCTGCTAGCGGTCACCCCCGTGGCGCACGCCCTGCCGGCGATGCTGCCCCCGCTCGACGCGCGGCGGCCCGTCCGCCACAGCGACGGCGTGTACGTTGCGGGCGACCACCGGGACACCGCGTCGCTGCAGGGGGCCCTGGCCTCCGGGTGGCGCGCGGCCGAGGCAGTGCTGGAGGACCTGGGTGCCCGCGACTGA